One window from the genome of Nicotiana sylvestris chromosome 9, ASM39365v2, whole genome shotgun sequence encodes:
- the LOC104212173 gene encoding uncharacterized protein, with the protein MDDDNFDLSNHREYDRVIDCYEPPSDINASNKVADVNVTHEEASFEGDQHVQKQVEEERFSADILSRDVNDEEQLATENVGSKQCADNQVEEHAAHDPSRKVADDNATRKETTGECDKHVQQQGADDQVVGTEKHASSCSLESDIGQGNLFDGALAICKEVLGGDTQEIVTTVEVETSCVSIDTTQKVSYDAELNEGRVEKNLPDNTPMLLDVGAQLNEVGIADIEKGMQPGETTAEDKRQERLEAAQKEFSKLMQLYQKGEIHLFTPVGSQIGVKCVDII; encoded by the exons ATGGACGATGAcaattttgatttgagtaaccatcgAGAATATGATAGGGTGATTGACTGTTACGAACCTCCATCGGATATTAATGCATCAAATAAAGTCGCAGATGTAAATGTTACACATGAGGAAGCGTCTTTTGAAGGCGATCAACATGTTCAGAAACAAGTTGAAGAGGAACGTTTCAGTGCTGATATATTGAGCAGAGATGTAAATGATGAAGAACAGTTAGCAACTGAGAATGTTGGAAGCAAGCAATGTGCAGATAATCAAGTTGAAGAACATGCTGCTCATGATCCATCGCGTAAAGTCGCAGATGATAATGCTACACGTAAGGAAACGACTGGTGAATGTGATAAACATGTTCAACAACAAGGTGCAGATGATCAAGTTGTTGGTACTGAAAAACATGCATCGAGTTGTTCTTTGGAAAGCGATATTGGACAGGGCAATTTGTTTGACGGAGCACTAGCTATTTGCAAGGAAGTTTTAGGTGGTGATACGCAGGAAATTGTTACTACAG tggaAGTTGAAACTAGTTGTGTTTCAATTGACACAACTCAAAAAGTCTCTTATGATGCCGAATTAAATGAAGGtagagttgagaaaaaccttcCAGATAATACTCCAATGCTCCTCGACGTTGGTGCACAATTGAATGAAGTTGGAATTGCTGATATCGAGAAAGGCATGCAGCCTGGGGAAACCACAGCGGAAGACAAACGTCAAG AAAGACTCGAGGCAGCTCAAAAAGAATTTAGTAAACTTATGCAGCTATATCAAAAAGGAGAAATACATTTATTCACACCTGTTGGCTCACAGATAGGTGTGAAATGTGTTG ATATCATCTGA